In Bactrocera oleae isolate idBacOlea1 chromosome 3, idBacOlea1, whole genome shotgun sequence, a genomic segment contains:
- the LOC138856068 gene encoding uncharacterized protein, whose protein sequence is MQLLTIHNRTFSNLFSKEMASFEELEERFRKLNASYSRRLDWTAIIFHLKSIKGTIEKVQSLFSDVLMWQYNCEGKAGKRALLPLKTADLTIAAFASIHVYKILSIEQNFGFEDEESLGGQKSYL, encoded by the exons atgcaATTATTAACTATACATAACAGAACATTCTCTAATCTTTTCAGTAAAGAAATGGCTAGTTTTGAGGAATTAGAAGAAAGGTTTCGCAAATTAAATGCATCGTACAGTAGGCGCTTG gATTGGACGGCCATCATATTCCACCTAAAGTCTATCAAGGGCACAATCGAAAAGGTGCAGTCGTTGTTTAGCGACGTGTTAATGTGGCAGTACAACTGCGAAGGGAAGGCAGGAAAAAGAGCTCTACTGCCTTTAAAAACTGCCGACCTCACTATcg CTGCATTTGCAAGTATAcatgtttacaaaattttatctaTTGAACAGAATTTTGGCTTTGAAGACGAAGAAAGCCTTGGCGGCCAAAAATCATATCTCtga
- the LOC118682729 gene encoding uncharacterized protein — translation MRKRTYFPLHSWVQNMSQNINIINKNKKESRPPLKRPEGAGCSQRRAAFGTSSTTAKARTGAKLGPGAKANTKGAVAKAGATKTATLEAAHTNLCSQGLAAKQEKVGDAKSEAASSGSAREWPSFRIDDPAKAKYAERRRAAYLLKKVELQPPSNEELTKELRESIDCARAVLPNFKLEAPVVATKRQRSAEEAKPSAKRPKTKGVTPVRSFADVARNRIVIGVLGEGDPEGKIPRAQWKWVQAALRNVALEVLLSNPGPPPSCADAGWYQGQIKMIACDDEGSVQLYKAAIAKVGEVYPGAKLVAVDRKDIPSRPRARVWIPATPSQPDQIMQLIRACNPNLPTEGWRFVKAFDDPAAESGVETKRATMQILLLLTKESVEPLAKSGGEINYGFTKVKVMTYKSDADAGENLVSESECEVEEDPVESSSDAEITDQGECTSGSELADRLSKLYTESELLSDSHDDAEKTITNASSPN, via the coding sequence atgcgcaagcggacatactttcccctacactcgtgggtccaaaatatgagccaaaacattaacattataaataaaaacaaaaaggagtccCGACCTCCTTTAAAAAGACCGGAGGGAGCGGGTTGCTCCCAgagaagagcagcgtttggcacgagctcgacaacagccaaagcgaggacaggagcgaagcttggtcctggagcaaaggcaaaTACTAAGGGCGCAGTAGCCAAGGCTGGCgccacaaaaacagcaacgctggaggcagcccataccaaccTGTGTAGCCAAGGCTTGGCAGCTAAGCAGGAGAAGGTGGGAGATGCTAAAAGCGAAGCTGCCAGTAGTGGGTCAGCCAGAGAGTGGCCTTCCTTCAGGATTGATGACCCGGCAAAAgcaaagtatgcagagaggcgacgcgctgcatacctgttgaagaaggtggagctgcaaccgccaagcaatgaggagctcacaaaggagctccgagaatccattgattgcgcgagagctgtcctacctaacttcaagctagaagcgccggtagtggcaacaaaaagacaaaggtccgctgaagaggctaagccgtcagctaagagaccgaaaactaagggcgtgacgcccgtaagatcttttgctgatgtggcccgaaaccgcattgtcattggtGTACTGGGTGAGGGTGAtcccgaaggaaaaatccccagagcccaatggaaatgggtgcaagccgcactgaggaatgtggctttggaagtgctacttagcaatccaggtccacccccgtcatgtgcggatgccggatggtatcaagggcaaataaagatgatagcgtgtgacgacgagggatcggtccagctatataaagCAGCAATAGCTAAGGTGGGAGAGGTCTACCCCGGTGCCAAATTGGTGGCGGTAGACAGgaaagatatcccatcccgaccgagagcaagggtatggatcccggctacaccatcgcagccggaccaaataatgcagctcataagagcctgcaacccaaatctgccaacggagggatggagattcgtcaaggcctttgaCGACCCCGCAGCAGAATCTGGAGTGGAGACGAAgcgagccacaatgcagattctgctgcttctaacaaaagaatccgtagaaccgctagcgaaaagtggcggagagatcaactacggattcacaaaagtaaaggtcatgacctacaaatcagacgccgatgcaggagaaaacttggtatcggaatcggagtgcgaagtcgaggaagatccagtggagtcctcgagcgacgcagagatcacggatcaaggtgagtgtacttcggggtctgaacTTGCGGACAGACTCTCAAAACTctacactgagagtgagcttttaagcgactctcatgatgaTGCAGAGAAGACCATAACTAATGCatcttctccaaattaa